GTGGGGAAAGGCCCGGGGAGGGACATGCCAAGgaggtgccccccccctcttaccCACCCCCTAGAACCATGCGGACCACAGGGGCTGGGTTAATCACATTAAAGgccaaggagagagatgggaagtagaCAGCACCGTGACAGCCGGGGAGGCACTGGCACAACTAATCCCGTTAGGCCAAGGAAAAAGGGGGACGCCGTCACTGCTACGAGGCTGGGAGGGAAAAAAACTTTTTCCCAGGAATGAGTTCACCTGTATGGTAACACAGAAAAGTTGGCCTTTTGATGCCTATTAGAATGAAACAATTACACTTGGCAAATacaaatagatttttttttcttcttcatcccGGCAAATGGATTGTCGAGGCatgaaaaaagaagaagaatcgGTTACAGACAGTGGCATTGCCTGGACTCGTCTTTTATGCCCGCGGCACAGCAGTTCTTTGAAACCCCGCAGTCTCTCAAACATTGAGAAGACAAGGAGGGGTGCCAGTAGAAGGATAGGGCTTACTTTATCTGTCATTGTAAGCGCACCCGAGTTCAACCTTAATGTAAACCTTACCAGTCTGGATAAGAATAGGATGCGCTCTCTAAAAATATGTCCCGCTGTGTAATCCGGCAGATGGCCACAGCCGCGGACACTGCCTGAGCGGCTGGCCACTACGGGGATAACAGGGAAAGTCCGATCACAAGGCCTTCGAAGGCCTGGGAGACTTTCAATCAAGAGTCTTTACTACCCTCAGCAATGCTGGGAAACTGAGCCGTCAGTTTGGATCCGTCAAGTTTCTACTTAATCTCacactccacttctctctcctcattctttCTTTATTGTATCTTTCTCTTTGTGGGGGGGATTAAGCCGAGTGGTAAAACAGTGATTTAATGATCTTTCCCTGGCTGTGTGCACCACTTAAACCATGAGACAAACAAGCAGAGGGATTTTGGGAGTCACCCCCTCTGAGCGCTGAGGGAGACTGTGTGAGGCTTTTGATGCAGCTTAAGCTTTGGTTATTTTCTTCTATCTATGGTCTGATTTGttgtggtctggtctgggaaTTTTTTTTTGGAATTTTGATACAAGTGCATTAGAATACAGGGGAAGGCAAACAGACATCCAGTGGAACAACAATTTTAATTGTTTGTTGATTATAGTAGGAGTTCATTTTAATGAAAATGGGGTTTTAAGCATAACTGCCACCAACCGACAGGATTAAATGCTAACTCTAATTAATTATCCATCCTTTTCGGATCTAAATGGCGCAACAGCATATACCCAGTGAAATTGTAAAAGGTTTCCTAGCAAATATGAGTTGAGTCATTAAAATGTGATTAAAACCTGCATAATACAGGTTTGATAAATAACAAATAACAAACAGCTCTGATTTTAGATCTGTATGTGGGGCTAAAAGGTTATCTGCTACCATGGAAAAGGGGGATCAGGAGTCATTAGGATGGCAGGAAAGGCCAGAGCTTTCTCTGCACCTGAAGAGAGACTTctcaacacagccacactgtCTAGGCCTACAGTCTCCGGGGCAACAAGACACACAGCCTCTCAAACTTGTCAAGTGTCGTCTGAGAACTTGGCCCTGTCCGTCACTGACTGCCTTTCAATTTCCTGGCCTCGTTGAAGTGTCTACCGTATTCATTGTACGATTGATCCCTTGACGGAATTAATCCCAGATGTACTTAGCGATGGCCTTTTATCCTGTGGTGTCAACAAGTCAATCCCGATGCAAAACATCATATGATGGAAATTAAACCAAAGCTTCCAACTCATGGACCCAAATGAGTGTACTTAAGGTTTAATAGGAGATCATTTATACATTGTCTTCTTGTTCGGTTTGGCCACTTTCATTTCTTAATGAATTGATTCACTCATTCATTTGTTCAGATAAAAGTAACTCTATACTCCTCCCTTTCTACATGTTTTGCTGTTACCTCTGCTCATAGTAAACAGCAGTCTCTACTATCTCACTATGTGGTATCTAGGTGGATTCATATTCAATTGCTACTGTAtcaaaaaaatctaaatgtCCAATATGCATAACCTatttgagaaagagaaaagagagagacagagagagagaccacagctGAGCAAGAGCAGACTGCCACTCAGTGGTCAGCATGTAAACCTACACATCAGGTATTCCTTAACATTGGCCAGCATGTAAACCTACACATCAGGTATTCCTTAACACTGTTCCTCTGGCAACAGTGGGTAATGAATGACCAGTAAGGACAGTCCAGTTGGCTTCATCAGTCATTTCCTGATTCAGGCAGCTTTACAATACACTATGGGGACAGAAAGAGGTGTAAAGATGAGGTAAACTATGACTTGGGAATGACTGGAATTTTATTAAGCGTCTACACTGAGGGCATGATAGTGCAATATCACCACATGACACGCGGTAACACTCATTTTAGCTGTCGGGAAAGCATTACGAATCACAATCACAACTAATGGTACAAGTCAATTATTTGCATTCAGGTGGGGTTCATCAGTGGGTTAACTTTGATGGATTTAGGCTGAATCACATTGTGTATGATGATACGGATAATACATATGAAGCACTTATCTTCTCAGCCTATGGctattagtatgtgtgtgtgtgtgtgtgtgcatgtgtgtgtacagtatgtatgtatttTACCTGACCATGTGGACTGTCCAAACCACACTCATctacaatttacatttagtcgtttagcagacgctcttatccagagcgacttacagtaagtacagggacattcctcccgaggcaagtagggtgaagtgccttgcccaaggacacgtcattttgcacggccaggaatcgaactggcaaccttcagattactagcccgattccctaaccgctcagccacttgactcccacctgactccccaataatacaatacaataaacaACTCTGTTCTCTGTGGGAAGGCGAAGCCTGGAGGAACCCCCGTGTCCGTAGCTTGAAGCGTCGCTAAGGAGCGTCGCTAAGGAGCAGTATCTATGCGTCGCTAAGGAGCAGTGTCTATGTTAGTCTGACCACTCGTTTTCTTCCAGCTCAGAGTCGTCCTCAGAGTCGCTGTACTCGACCGCTATGCGACGAGACAAGATGGTGGCCACGTCGTTCCCCACGGGCTCCTTCTTGGCCTGCTGCTCTTGCTGTTCCTGCACCTTCTTCAGCTGAATGCCTGAAATGCCCACCCCAGTGCACGTTAGTACCTTAtataagcacgcacacacacacaaagacatagacacacaaatacattgtgcacatacacagacacccacaaatATAGAACATttccacacacggacacacaggagcacatagaacacagacaaaaaaaacaaaaaaacatgcagtGTATGCACACACGTGCAGCTTTAAATCCATCAACACCCATTTCAGAACGGGCCAACTCACCCATGCGAATCGCCGAGAGGAGATCGCTCCGCGCGTCCGCGGGGGGTTGAGCGtcggccctcctcccctcgccgTGTCCCGCCGactggaggaggtcagggggcatgggtggaggtgggggaccagggggagggggtatcATCCGTGGGCccgggggaggtagaggggggagagggtagcCTGGAACCCCAGGTCCAGCGTGGGGAGCATGAGGGAGAGCACCCAGAGGAGTGCCGAAAGCCGTCTGTGCAGAGGGGATgagtggggctggggtgggaggTGGCACACCGGAGCTGCCATAGTACTCCATAATGCTGtcacacagagaggaaaaatGCAAGGCTTCAGACTTCATACACAGGTAATGGATGTTGATACTGTGGGTAACATGTTAGATCCAGCTGCTTGTAATAAGTGGTTATTAACAGCTAATAACGTCCTCATAGGATGCTTATTAACATGAATATGTGATATTATATGTATAATATAAGACTGGCTAAAGCTTTATTAACTAACGCTTAATACAAGCACCATGATCTCAAGTGTTTACCATACTGTGTAATGAAGTAtaaaattatgtatatatatatatatattaagctGTTTTATTACAGATGTAAGGCCTGCAGTACACTGCAGATGTCACAGTTTCATATTTTAGGATTTATTCCAAATCCTACCTGTAATCGGCAGGTGGAAGGGTGATCGATCCGTTCAGTCCGTCACAAGAGCGAGGCAGGGGTGGAGAGTGGCGTGGGTGGCTGGGGGCCTGTCCTCTGTAGGTGACCCCTATGCTGTGGTACTCGTGCTCCGCAGAGGCCGAGGAGGACCCATCCCCGGGCAGGTAGCCCTGAGCTAGGACATGGTTGTAGGGTTGCGGCATGGACACTGGAGAAGCTGGGAAGTCGGGAAAGTCCGTTCCATACGGCCTATAAAAGCGAGACAACATACAACCTTGTAGCGATCATCGTTATTGATATGACCTTTCCCAATTCCCCCCGAGTGTGAAAGGACATGCGAGTGCTTCGAAGGGGCTCGAACCTTTGAGCCTCTGCCGTCAGGGAACAAAAAAATCcctcattttattttgtttgtttctttttttttcaaatttgagAAAGCACTACTACGGTGTTACTAAATATGGTTGGTCATAACTGCACTGAGGATGTACAGAGAACAGACCTGCCctccggagagagagagccctcggATGACAACCCGCGgtgaagagagtgagggtgCCGATGGTCGGGACGAAGCTCTTTGTCGAAGGCCATCATGTTCCACTCCTGGCGGCGGTTCCTGGCTTTCCTCACCTTCTTCACCTCCCGCGGAAGCGTGCCATCAACACACCTCTTCTGCTCCTGCGACAGAAGAGTGAGACGAATGATCACAGGTCAGGTGCAAATTATTCTTTCGGTTATCTACAGGATGTAAAAGTATATATCAGTGGGTTACGTTTGAGTCATTATTTGGGGGCAAGAAAAACCTGGAAGGAACGTTGACACGTTTGAAAGAGATTCCATAAACATTTCAATAAATCAAATCCAAATCCAAATACTCTACACAAACGTAAACAAATTCCGTGTTTGGAACAACACTAATTTTTCAAGCGTCATCATGACATACTGTGTATGAAATGGCATGAACCGCTGCATGCCTGAGAATAGTCAAACGGTTTCatgggtgtgaaaacaggaCAACGTCCTTGACTCTGCTctcaccctctgcctcctcctctccttcctcttgtaCTCTGTGTCCTGCAGCATCTTCTCCTTCCACAGGTCGAAGAAGTACGACGGGTCCGAGTAGAACTTCATCCCGTCGACGTGGTCGTCTCTGTGTCGACAATGGTCAAGTCATTGATTTACGGAACAAATTcgtgggggagggttggggagacagagaagtcaTATTGAAGGTTCGAGCTG
The Osmerus mordax isolate fOsmMor3 chromosome 25, fOsmMor3.pri, whole genome shotgun sequence DNA segment above includes these coding regions:
- the wasf3a gene encoding actin-binding protein WASF3; translation: MPLVKRNIEPRHLCRGALPDGIGSELECVTNNTLSAIIRQLSSLSKHAEDVFGELFNEANTFYTRANSLQDRIDRLAVKVTQLDSTVEEVSLQDINMRKAFKSSTTQDQQVVSKGSAANPVSELYNTSDKPPPLSILSAYRDDHVDGMKFYSDPSYFFDLWKEKMLQDTEYKRKERRRQREQKRCVDGTLPREVKKVRKARNRRQEWNMMAFDKELRPDHRHPHSLHRGLSSEGSLSPEGRPYGTDFPDFPASPVSMPQPYNHVLAQGYLPGDGSSSASAEHEYHSIGVTYRGQAPSHPRHSPPLPRSCDGLNGSITLPPADYSIMEYYGSSGVPPPTPAPLIPSAQTAFGTPLGALPHAPHAGPGVPGYPLPPLPPPGPRMIPPPPGPPPPPMPPDLLQSAGHGEGRRADAQPPADARSDLLSAIRMGIQLKKVQEQQEQQAKKEPVGNDVATILSRRIAVEYSDSEDDSELEENEWSD